The DNA sequence GGGATGGACAACCGTATCGGGACGTGGGCGGCCGCCGAAGGGCTGCGCCGGGCGGTCGAAGCCGACGTGGACGCGACGGTCTACGCCGTCTCGACGGTCCAAGAGGAGAACGGCGTGCAGGGCGCGAAGATGGTCGGATTCGACCTGAACCCTGACGCAGCCGTCGCTATCGACGTCACGCACGCGACGGACAACCCGGACGTCGACAAGAAGCGGCAGGGACCGGTCGAGTTGGGCAAGGGGCCGGTCGTCGGCCGCGGCAGCGCGAACCATCCGAAGCTCGTCGACCTCGCGCGGTCGGCCGCGGCGGGGGCGGAGATGGACGTCCAGCTGCAGGCGGCGGGCGTCCGGACGGGCACCGACGCCGACGCCTTCTTCACGAGCCGCAGCGGGATTCCCGCGCTGAACATCGGCCTGCCCAACCGCTACATGCACACGCCGGTCGAGGTCATCGACACCGCGGACCTCGTCGGCGTCGCCGACCTGCTCGGGGCGATGGCGCGCGAGGCTGGCGCGGTCGACTCGTTCGCGGTCGATATCTGAGTGGCCGGAGCGTCCAGAGCCTCCGGAGCAGCCGAAGCCTCCGGAAACCCGGGAGTGCCGCTCGCTGGCGCGTGAGCCTGTAACTGGCTCACATGGCTACTGGACCGAAAGAAAACCGTTAAAAGTCGTCGCAGGGACTATTCGGACATGGCTGGAACTATCGAAGCACTC is a window from the Halogranum gelatinilyticum genome containing:
- a CDS encoding zinc-binding metallopeptidase family protein, translating into MDDTRREFLESLLTTPSPSGFETAGQRVWVDYVTEFADEVTTDAYGNAVAVHEGSGDGPEIAFTGHADEIGYIVRDVTEDGFVRIGPIGGADRTVSKGQHVTVHTDAHDASADDAAVAGVVGQTAIHLRDVGNEEYDDLEEQFVDIGAETAEEAGELVEVGDPVTVNTQVQDLAGDRLAARGMDNRIGTWAAAEGLRRAVEADVDATVYAVSTVQEENGVQGAKMVGFDLNPDAAVAIDVTHATDNPDVDKKRQGPVELGKGPVVGRGSANHPKLVDLARSAAAGAEMDVQLQAAGVRTGTDADAFFTSRSGIPALNIGLPNRYMHTPVEVIDTADLVGVADLLGAMAREAGAVDSFAVDI